In Actinoplanes derwentensis, the following proteins share a genomic window:
- a CDS encoding WD40 repeat domain-containing protein — translation MDTLACGHAAYAGRSRLCPHLLSPGEDDEIDYIRLLTGRGIEADLCCEPCDLARQQGTPVRLAVACEGCVASYDDAEAGSCTGWRGEPGIVDRPEPVDPAVVATRLPGFLHTVPAMAPLPTGDQRSVWLLLTDSRWLISFDADNPSSRWPGPSQWLARTRVPRERDNTKVRPRLHTSADGRFAAVVNDFGRYGEVIDLTAGKVTLKLDNTGNRAEHVPFSLAFTEHAGRTVVVHRTSWNRLDISDAATGRLLTAREPAGDPAEFAGLYRGALAVSAGGRWIADDSWAWSPFGVPYLWDLERWLSRDVWESDTGASRQWLCQRFDWNTPMRWIGDDLLALSGIGDEAEALAGVRIFDATSGREVQTFAGPRGALFSSGRRLYAAGPDGLEIWDPFTGARTGRIPGFTPSHHHRGTGELAALTDGHLLRWRISPH, via the coding sequence GTGGACACCCTTGCTTGCGGGCACGCCGCGTACGCCGGCCGCAGTCGCCTCTGTCCCCACCTGTTGTCGCCCGGCGAGGACGACGAGATCGACTACATCCGGCTGTTGACCGGCCGGGGTATCGAGGCGGATCTGTGCTGCGAACCCTGTGACCTGGCCCGGCAGCAGGGCACCCCGGTGCGGCTCGCGGTCGCCTGCGAGGGCTGCGTGGCGTCGTACGACGACGCCGAGGCCGGTTCCTGTACCGGCTGGCGTGGCGAACCCGGCATCGTCGACCGGCCGGAACCCGTCGATCCGGCCGTCGTCGCCACCCGGCTGCCGGGTTTCCTGCACACCGTGCCGGCGATGGCACCACTGCCGACCGGCGACCAGCGATCGGTCTGGCTGCTGCTCACCGACTCCCGGTGGCTGATCAGTTTCGACGCGGACAACCCGTCGTCCCGCTGGCCGGGGCCGTCCCAGTGGCTGGCGCGGACGCGGGTGCCCAGGGAACGGGACAACACGAAGGTGCGCCCGCGCCTGCACACCTCCGCGGACGGCCGGTTCGCGGCGGTCGTCAACGACTTCGGCCGGTACGGCGAGGTGATCGACCTGACCGCCGGCAAGGTGACACTGAAGCTGGACAACACCGGCAACCGGGCCGAGCACGTACCGTTCTCGCTGGCCTTCACCGAGCACGCGGGCCGTACCGTCGTGGTGCACCGCACCTCCTGGAACCGGCTCGACATCAGTGACGCGGCCACCGGTCGCCTGCTCACCGCCCGGGAACCGGCGGGGGATCCGGCGGAGTTCGCCGGCCTCTACCGCGGCGCCCTGGCCGTCTCGGCGGGCGGCCGGTGGATCGCCGACGACAGTTGGGCGTGGAGTCCGTTCGGTGTGCCGTACCTGTGGGATCTCGAACGGTGGCTCAGCCGGGACGTGTGGGAGTCCGACACCGGCGCCAGTCGCCAGTGGCTGTGCCAGCGGTTCGACTGGAACACCCCGATGCGCTGGATCGGCGACGATCTGCTGGCGCTCAGCGGCATCGGCGACGAGGCCGAGGCCCTGGCCGGGGTGCGGATCTTCGACGCGACCAGCGGCCGGGAGGTGCAGACGTTCGCCGGCCCGCGGGGCGCTCTGTTCAGTTCCGGCCGGCGGCTGTACGCCGCCGGCCCCGACGGCCTGGAGATCTGGGATCCGTTCACCGGCGCCCGAACCGGCCGTATCCCCGGTTTCACCCCGAGCCATCACCACCGCGGCACCGGCGAGCTGGCCGCCCTCACCGATGGCCACCTCCTGCGCTGGCGCATCAGCCCACACTGA
- a CDS encoding LamG-like jellyroll fold domain-containing protein translates to MLTTAVATIIAAAGGTASAEVVSSEPSSSPSFNGPVYAVAYADDTVYVGGDFTLASVNGRNSPRTRLAAFDARTGALKDWRPTADANVRALAVADGVVYATGDFDMINGESRDAVAGINSTDGRVTALRHTVFGQPNAIAAGHGRIYLGGRIAAVDGVPRANLAAFDATTGNLDPAWRPATDDTVNALAVSSDRIYVGGSFHKTNDVSSSLRLTAVHPVTGELDRRFQPKPVSQVFALAADDDGVYAALGGQGGRAVSYNRDGQTRWTRVFDGDAQAITVLDGTIYVGGHFDKACTTTNNGARGICTDGSVARGKLAAVDRDGNLLGWAPQANGVAGTRQLAASARLGSVSAVGDFTLVSGLIRKRYVEFHGVTPPLERTAAGHAPAYRQASPGHVAAYNFDSTVADGTYDDGSGHGHLLRAVTRNGGTPRMVPHGRGHAIGFPAKCAGGDCPRLVLRAGDATGLNPGTGPLRYGAGVLLSPTETGRGENILQKGYSTGGGQYKLQVDGLSGKPSCGMSDVAGTVHVVHSRTTVADGRWHSLECRRIGPALTILVDGRTESTTTIPEALSVDTSHPITIGGKGVGRNNDQFHGTLDDVWVQIG, encoded by the coding sequence GTGCTGACCACCGCGGTCGCGACGATCATCGCCGCCGCCGGGGGTACGGCGTCCGCCGAGGTCGTGTCCTCCGAACCGTCCTCGTCCCCGTCGTTCAACGGCCCCGTGTACGCGGTCGCCTACGCCGACGACACCGTCTACGTCGGCGGCGACTTCACCCTCGCCTCGGTCAACGGCCGCAACAGCCCGCGTACCCGGCTCGCCGCTTTCGACGCCCGCACCGGAGCCCTGAAGGACTGGCGGCCCACCGCCGACGCCAACGTGCGCGCGCTCGCCGTGGCGGACGGCGTCGTCTACGCGACCGGCGACTTCGACATGATCAACGGCGAGTCCCGGGACGCGGTAGCCGGCATCAACAGCACCGACGGCCGGGTCACCGCACTGCGCCACACCGTGTTCGGCCAGCCCAACGCCATCGCCGCCGGGCACGGCCGGATCTACCTCGGCGGGCGGATCGCCGCGGTCGACGGCGTGCCACGTGCCAACCTCGCCGCCTTCGACGCCACCACCGGAAACCTCGACCCCGCCTGGCGCCCGGCCACCGACGACACCGTGAACGCGCTCGCCGTCAGCAGCGACCGGATCTACGTCGGCGGCAGTTTCCACAAGACCAACGACGTCAGTTCCAGTCTGCGGCTCACCGCCGTGCACCCGGTCACCGGCGAACTGGACCGGCGCTTCCAGCCGAAACCGGTGTCCCAGGTGTTCGCGCTGGCCGCCGACGACGACGGTGTCTACGCGGCACTCGGCGGGCAGGGCGGGCGGGCCGTCTCCTACAACCGGGACGGCCAGACCCGCTGGACCCGGGTCTTCGACGGCGACGCCCAGGCGATCACTGTGCTCGACGGCACGATCTACGTGGGCGGCCACTTCGACAAGGCCTGCACCACCACCAACAACGGGGCCCGCGGCATCTGCACCGACGGTTCGGTGGCGCGGGGCAAACTCGCCGCCGTCGACCGCGACGGTAACCTGCTCGGCTGGGCACCCCAGGCCAACGGGGTGGCCGGGACCCGTCAGCTCGCCGCCAGCGCCCGGCTCGGATCGGTCAGCGCGGTCGGCGACTTCACCCTGGTCAGCGGCCTGATCCGGAAGCGGTACGTCGAGTTCCACGGCGTCACCCCACCCCTGGAGAGGACCGCTGCCGGTCACGCCCCGGCGTACCGGCAGGCCTCGCCCGGTCACGTCGCGGCGTACAACTTCGACAGCACCGTCGCCGACGGCACCTACGACGACGGATCCGGGCACGGGCACCTGCTGCGCGCGGTCACCCGCAACGGCGGCACGCCCCGGATGGTCCCGCACGGCCGCGGGCACGCCATCGGCTTCCCCGCCAAATGCGCCGGTGGTGACTGCCCGCGCCTCGTCCTCCGGGCCGGCGATGCCACCGGTCTCAACCCCGGGACCGGACCGCTGCGGTACGGGGCCGGAGTCCTGCTCTCACCCACCGAGACCGGACGGGGCGAGAACATCCTGCAGAAGGGTTACTCGACCGGGGGTGGACAGTACAAACTGCAGGTCGACGGTCTGTCCGGTAAGCCCAGCTGCGGCATGAGCGACGTGGCCGGCACAGTGCACGTGGTCCACAGCCGGACGACGGTGGCCGACGGCCGATGGCACAGTCTGGAGTGCCGCCGCATCGGCCCGGCCCTGACGATCCTGGTCGACGGCCGCACCGAATCGACGACGACGATCCCGGAAGCCCTGTCCGTGGACACCAGCCACCCGATCACCATCGGCGGCAAGGGCGTAGGCCGCAACAACGACCAGTTCCACGGCACCCTGGACGACGTCTGGGTGCAGATTGGCTAA
- a CDS encoding TetR/AcrR family transcriptional regulator → MTVKMIQTLRSDARDNRERILAAARELFAAEGLDVPMREIARRADVGPATLYRRFPTKESLVTEAFEEQNQACSQAVDRALADPDPGRGFRGLIEQIFELHARDRGFTAAFLAAYPQAIDRAAAMEHGYRGVAVLAARAKAAGELRPDFTVEDFVLVMRANSGLRPDESRRFAALAIQGFRP, encoded by the coding sequence GTGACGGTGAAGATGATTCAGACGCTGCGCTCCGACGCCCGCGACAACCGGGAGCGGATCCTGGCGGCGGCCCGGGAGCTGTTCGCCGCCGAGGGCCTCGACGTGCCGATGCGCGAGATCGCCCGTCGAGCCGACGTCGGCCCGGCCACGCTCTACCGGCGCTTCCCCACCAAGGAGTCGCTGGTCACTGAGGCGTTCGAGGAGCAGAACCAGGCCTGTTCCCAGGCGGTGGACCGGGCCCTCGCCGACCCCGATCCGGGGCGGGGCTTCCGCGGCCTGATCGAGCAGATCTTCGAGCTGCACGCCCGGGACCGCGGGTTCACCGCGGCGTTCCTGGCCGCCTATCCGCAGGCCATCGACCGGGCGGCCGCTATGGAGCACGGTTACCGTGGAGTCGCCGTTCTCGCCGCCCGCGCCAAGGCCGCGGGAGAGTTGCGCCCGGACTTCACCGTCGAGGACTTCGTGCTGGTCATGCGGGCCAACAGCGGCTTGCGCCCGGACGAGTCCCGCCGCTTCGCCGCCCTGGCCATCCAGGGCTTTCGACCCTGA
- a CDS encoding NADP-dependent oxidoreductase — protein sequence MRALQFFEYGPADVLRVTEIPEPHPGPGEIRIAVRTSGVTPADWKLRSGALQHRLPLPLPHALGVDAAGVVDEIGAGVTGVAPGDEVYGMTDLARLGGANAEYAVLNLWAAKPAALSWEQAGGAAANTETAVRVLDLLTITGGDTLLVEGAAGGVGTLAIQLARARGARVIGTASAHNHEFLAGLGAEPVTYGPGLAGRLGGPVDAVFDCAGSGSLAELVTVAGGPGRVVTIADFTAPEHGVHMSRSAGPGADPQSRDALSVAARLAGEGRFTVPLAGVFPLNEAAAAHRLGETGHACGKIVLSVG from the coding sequence ATGAGAGCACTGCAGTTCTTCGAGTACGGGCCCGCCGACGTGCTGCGGGTCACCGAGATCCCCGAGCCGCACCCGGGACCGGGCGAGATCCGGATCGCCGTCCGCACGTCCGGTGTCACCCCGGCGGACTGGAAACTGCGCTCCGGCGCCCTTCAGCACCGCCTCCCCCTGCCGCTGCCGCACGCCCTCGGGGTCGACGCGGCCGGTGTCGTCGACGAGATCGGTGCCGGGGTGACCGGGGTCGCGCCCGGCGACGAGGTGTACGGCATGACCGACCTGGCCCGGCTGGGCGGCGCCAACGCCGAGTACGCAGTCCTGAACCTGTGGGCGGCCAAACCGGCGGCACTGAGCTGGGAACAGGCCGGTGGCGCCGCCGCCAACACCGAGACGGCGGTACGGGTACTCGACCTGTTGACGATCACCGGCGGTGACACTCTGCTGGTCGAGGGCGCCGCCGGTGGGGTCGGCACTCTGGCGATCCAGCTGGCCCGGGCTCGCGGCGCGCGGGTGATCGGCACGGCGAGTGCTCACAACCACGAGTTCCTCGCCGGGCTCGGTGCCGAACCGGTCACCTACGGTCCGGGTCTGGCCGGGCGGCTCGGTGGTCCGGTGGACGCGGTGTTCGACTGTGCGGGTTCCGGGTCGCTGGCCGAGCTGGTCACGGTCGCGGGCGGGCCGGGCCGGGTGGTGACCATCGCCGACTTCACCGCACCGGAGCACGGTGTCCACATGTCGCGATCGGCCGGGCCGGGCGCGGACCCGCAGTCCCGGGACGCCCTGTCCGTCGCCGCGCGGCTGGCCGGCGAGGGGCGGTTCACAGTGCCGCTGGCCGGGGTCTTTCCGCTGAACGAGGCGGCCGCGGCACACCGGCTCGGCGAGACCGGCCACGCCTGCGGCAAGATCGTCCTGTCAGTCGGCTGA
- a CDS encoding TetR/AcrR family transcriptional regulator, with translation MAGRKRDPEAQRAALAAAEELLIEIGYHRVTMEKIAERSGVAKMTLYRWWPNKAAVVTDAVRGKLAPAQEPMGDALTVLAQLTAALTRYGDASVVAAAMSSRGEAGRADLRDILHPWEQALTAVTDTVTAQSWLGYVVYRVVFLLEEVTEADLRTLVERRSAD, from the coding sequence ATGGCTGGCCGGAAGCGTGACCCCGAGGCGCAGCGGGCGGCCCTGGCCGCGGCCGAGGAGTTGCTGATCGAGATCGGCTATCACCGGGTCACCATGGAGAAGATCGCCGAGCGGTCCGGCGTCGCCAAGATGACGCTGTACCGATGGTGGCCGAACAAGGCGGCCGTCGTCACCGACGCGGTCCGCGGCAAACTGGCCCCGGCGCAAGAGCCGATGGGGGACGCCCTGACCGTGTTGGCGCAGCTTACCGCGGCGCTGACCCGCTACGGCGACGCCAGCGTGGTCGCCGCCGCGATGAGTTCCCGCGGCGAGGCCGGCCGCGCCGACCTGCGCGACATCCTGCACCCGTGGGAGCAGGCCCTGACCGCGGTGACCGACACGGTCACCGCCCAGTCCTGGCTCGGCTACGTCGTCTACCGGGTGGTCTTCCTGCTGGAGGAGGTCACCGAGGCTGACCTGCGCACCCTGGTCGAGCGCCGGTCAGCCGACTGA
- a CDS encoding SDR family NAD(P)-dependent oxidoreductase: MARLTGKTALVTGAAGGIGKATAERMAAEGATVIVADVQDELGAKTAADLGGHYLSLDVTSEAAWAQAVTTVQETFGGLDILVNNAGISDRDVLEDTALATYEKVVAVTQTSVFLGMRAFAPLLKAAPAASVVNISSIFGASGGFGSSPAYHAAKGAVRTLTKNIAIEWAPIGIQVNSVHPGFIETPMMGDTDRTPLAEVTPLGRVGRAEEVANAVLFLASDEASFVTGAELFVDGGYIAR; encoded by the coding sequence ATGGCACGACTGACAGGCAAGACGGCACTGGTTACCGGGGCGGCCGGCGGCATCGGCAAGGCGACCGCGGAGCGGATGGCGGCCGAGGGCGCGACCGTGATCGTCGCCGACGTGCAGGACGAGCTCGGCGCGAAGACGGCTGCCGACCTCGGCGGCCACTACCTGAGCCTCGACGTCACCAGCGAGGCCGCCTGGGCACAGGCCGTGACGACCGTTCAGGAGACGTTCGGTGGGCTGGACATCCTGGTCAACAACGCCGGCATCAGTGACCGGGACGTGCTGGAGGACACCGCGCTGGCCACGTACGAGAAGGTCGTCGCGGTCACTCAGACCAGCGTGTTCCTCGGCATGAGGGCGTTCGCGCCACTGCTCAAGGCAGCCCCCGCCGCCTCGGTCGTGAACATCAGCTCTATCTTCGGGGCGTCCGGCGGTTTCGGTTCGTCCCCCGCGTACCACGCCGCCAAGGGCGCGGTACGGACGCTGACGAAGAACATCGCCATCGAATGGGCGCCGATCGGGATCCAGGTCAACAGTGTGCATCCCGGTTTCATCGAGACGCCGATGATGGGCGACACCGACCGCACGCCGCTGGCTGAGGTAACCCCGCTCGGCCGGGTGGGCCGGGCCGAGGAGGTCGCCAACGCGGTGCTGTTCCTGGCCAGCGACGAGGCCTCGTTCGTCACCGGCGCGGAACTGTTCGTCGACGGTGGATACATCGCTCGCTGA
- a CDS encoding DUF4360 domain-containing protein yields MKSLLTRCGVVLALLASTLLVGTPASAIIVIVDPPPSGEMSIELVAMAGSGCSPGTADVAISPDNSAFTAIYSAYLAQAGPNIPVTENRKNCQLNVLVHAPAGFTFAIAKVDYRGYGYLRPGATAQQRANYYFQGMTVGSYANHAIAAPLDDNWIATDQIPIASQVFRPCGEQRNLNINTELRVTRGSSTDVSYLTMDSTDGSIETIYHFNWMRCN; encoded by the coding sequence ATGAAAAGTTTGTTAACCCGCTGCGGCGTGGTGCTGGCGCTCCTGGCGTCGACGCTGCTCGTCGGGACACCGGCGTCGGCGATCATCGTCATCGTCGACCCGCCGCCGTCCGGTGAGATGTCCATCGAGCTGGTCGCGATGGCGGGCTCGGGCTGCTCGCCGGGCACCGCGGACGTGGCGATCTCGCCGGACAACTCGGCGTTCACCGCGATCTACAGTGCCTACCTGGCGCAGGCGGGCCCCAACATCCCGGTGACCGAGAACCGGAAGAACTGCCAGCTCAACGTGCTGGTGCACGCGCCGGCCGGCTTCACCTTCGCGATCGCCAAGGTGGACTACCGCGGCTACGGCTACCTGCGGCCCGGCGCGACCGCTCAGCAGCGGGCGAACTACTACTTCCAGGGCATGACGGTCGGCAGTTACGCCAACCACGCGATCGCCGCGCCGCTGGACGACAACTGGATCGCCACCGATCAGATCCCGATCGCGTCGCAGGTCTTCCGGCCGTGCGGTGAGCAGCGCAACCTCAACATCAACACCGAACTCCGGGTCACCCGGGGCAGCTCGACCGACGTCAGCTACCTGACGATGGACTCGACCGACGGCAGCATCGAGACGATCTACCACTTCAACTGGATGCGGTGTAATTAA
- a CDS encoding DUF4360 domain-containing protein, protein MRNSNRVIAAVLGAALALPLGAAPALAAAPAITVEVIAASGSGCAPGTATVVSNSDNTGFRVRYRDFTATAGGGADIVERRKNCQLGVLVSIPDGWTIAIASANYRGRATLKSGATALQRTSYYWQGASTTERKDATFTGPYSGLWTTWDVAPVLTYAECGSQSVLNINTELRIDAGTSTSTSTMSMSNTEGDVDTLFNYSLSSC, encoded by the coding sequence ATGAGAAACAGCAATCGCGTGATCGCGGCCGTGCTGGGCGCGGCCCTGGCACTCCCGCTGGGCGCCGCCCCCGCCCTGGCCGCGGCCCCCGCCATCACCGTCGAAGTGATCGCCGCCAGCGGTTCCGGCTGCGCCCCCGGCACCGCCACCGTCGTGAGCAACAGCGACAACACCGGATTCCGGGTCCGCTACCGGGACTTCACGGCCACCGCCGGCGGCGGCGCCGACATCGTCGAACGCCGCAAGAACTGCCAGCTCGGCGTCCTGGTGTCCATCCCCGACGGCTGGACCATCGCGATCGCCTCCGCCAACTACCGCGGCCGGGCCACCCTGAAATCCGGTGCCACCGCCCTCCAGCGCACCAGCTACTACTGGCAGGGCGCGTCCACGACCGAACGCAAGGACGCGACGTTCACCGGCCCGTACTCCGGCCTCTGGACCACCTGGGACGTAGCCCCCGTGCTCACGTACGCCGAATGCGGCTCCCAGAGCGTCCTCAACATCAACACCGAGCTGCGCATCGACGCCGGCACCTCGACCAGCACCAGCACGATGTCGATGAGCAACACCGAAGGCGACGTCGACACCCTCTTCAACTACAGCCTGTCCTCCTGCTGA
- a CDS encoding LLM class F420-dependent oxidoreductase — translation MIDRPVRIGLQLQPQHMDYATIRRTASEAEDLGVDILFNWDHFYPLSGEPDGLHFECWTMLAAWAESTSRVEIGALVACNSYRNPELLADMARTVDHISDGRLILGIGSGWFERDYTEYGYEFGTAGGRLDDLAVSLPRIESRWEKLNPKPTRDIPVLIGGGGEKKTLKLTAKHADIWHSFSDTETLERKLGILGQHCADIGRDPNEIEISVMGKTEDRDKMYELGARLFTIHTGGPTPDLTQLREFIGWRDKLNA, via the coding sequence ATGATCGATAGGCCGGTTCGCATCGGGTTACAGCTACAGCCACAGCACATGGACTACGCCACCATCCGCCGCACCGCCTCAGAGGCCGAAGACCTGGGCGTGGACATCCTGTTCAACTGGGACCACTTCTATCCGCTTTCGGGCGAGCCGGACGGCCTGCACTTCGAGTGCTGGACCATGCTGGCGGCGTGGGCCGAATCCACCTCACGGGTCGAGATCGGCGCGCTGGTGGCCTGCAACAGCTACCGCAACCCCGAACTGCTCGCCGACATGGCCCGCACCGTCGACCACATTTCCGACGGCCGCCTGATCCTCGGCATCGGCTCCGGCTGGTTCGAACGTGACTACACCGAATACGGCTACGAGTTCGGCACCGCCGGCGGCCGCCTCGACGACCTCGCCGTCTCCCTGCCGCGGATCGAATCCCGCTGGGAGAAGCTGAACCCGAAGCCGACCCGCGACATCCCCGTTCTGATCGGCGGAGGCGGCGAGAAGAAGACCCTGAAGCTGACCGCCAAACACGCCGACATCTGGCACAGCTTCTCCGACACCGAAACCCTCGAACGCAAACTCGGCATCCTCGGCCAGCACTGCGCCGACATCGGCCGCGACCCGAACGAGATCGAAATCTCCGTCATGGGCAAAACCGAAGACCGCGACAAGATGTACGAACTCGGCGCCCGCCTCTTCACCATCCACACCGGCGGCCCCACCCCCGACCTCACCCAGCTCCGCGAGTTCATCGGCTGGCGCGACAAACTCAACGCCTAA
- a CDS encoding M48 family metalloprotease, translating into MARRRLDDLRIERIAIARRALADMRANGDAEAADYQQHIVELFESTGHDPVEDILDQCRSQVVDAMASLGQDRARLRLVEVGGIPGISHTAAIVGFLDGSAMVRVSDTLTGLIDMYARHLTPAMVPDDLRAGLRVAFRRFRTGRAELDEELLALSLRVHMIHCRILALPATPLLNLDFARQIQADRFAEYGIRLVLAHELAHHALGQQAHDKPGVTACTGDASAEREADDLAFRAVLTIYRGRGDLLLHAVLGMVAAMMALYAVESSQFARIGTSHPSAEQRMEHLFQVVPFAARGHVQMFGRVMAAATSRANLFAPGSDPALPWQRLRDDPKIHRHPFSLAFLDEMAAWDRMQSEDVAAMVVRAVDLSGEDTTVVLGLTDLFQAGPAAALRSWGAADTFLTRVADPAVPISFSALRREIERALPAHRMPRLGVQPVTDRLALLTELRMREETTT; encoded by the coding sequence ATGGCGCGGCGGCGACTCGACGACCTTCGGATCGAGCGGATCGCCATCGCGCGGAGGGCACTCGCCGACATGCGGGCGAATGGTGACGCCGAGGCCGCCGACTACCAGCAGCACATCGTCGAGTTGTTCGAGTCCACCGGCCACGATCCGGTCGAGGACATCCTGGACCAGTGCCGTTCCCAGGTCGTCGACGCGATGGCGAGTCTCGGCCAGGACCGTGCCCGGCTGCGGCTCGTCGAGGTCGGCGGTATCCCGGGCATCAGCCACACGGCGGCGATCGTCGGGTTCCTGGACGGATCCGCCATGGTGCGCGTCTCGGACACACTCACCGGCCTGATCGACATGTATGCGCGGCACCTCACACCGGCGATGGTCCCGGACGACCTCCGGGCCGGGCTTCGCGTCGCGTTCCGCCGTTTCCGGACCGGGCGGGCCGAACTGGACGAGGAACTGCTCGCCCTCTCCCTGCGGGTTCACATGATCCATTGCCGAATTCTGGCTCTTCCGGCCACGCCACTGCTGAACCTGGATTTCGCCCGGCAGATCCAAGCGGACAGGTTCGCCGAGTACGGCATCCGCCTCGTGCTGGCACACGAACTGGCTCACCACGCGCTGGGCCAACAGGCACACGACAAGCCGGGCGTGACCGCGTGCACCGGTGACGCCTCGGCTGAGCGGGAAGCCGATGACCTGGCGTTCCGGGCCGTACTCACGATCTACCGGGGCCGAGGTGATCTTCTGCTGCATGCCGTTCTCGGCATGGTGGCGGCGATGATGGCCCTGTACGCCGTCGAATCGTCCCAGTTCGCTCGCATCGGCACCTCCCACCCGTCGGCCGAACAACGAATGGAGCACCTGTTTCAGGTTGTTCCGTTCGCGGCGCGGGGGCACGTCCAGATGTTCGGCCGGGTCATGGCCGCTGCCACCTCACGAGCGAACCTGTTCGCGCCGGGCAGCGATCCGGCCCTACCGTGGCAACGGCTCCGCGATGATCCGAAGATTCATCGCCACCCGTTCAGCCTGGCGTTTCTGGACGAGATGGCTGCGTGGGACCGGATGCAGTCCGAGGACGTGGCGGCGATGGTCGTCCGGGCCGTCGACCTCAGCGGCGAGGACACCACCGTGGTGCTCGGCCTGACCGATCTCTTCCAGGCGGGGCCTGCGGCAGCACTGCGATCCTGGGGTGCCGCTGACACATTCCTAACCCGCGTCGCCGATCCGGCTGTACCGATCAGCTTCAGCGCGCTTCGCCGGGAAATCGAGCGTGCCCTGCCCGCCCACCGCATGCCGCGCCTCGGCGTCCAGCCCGTTACTGACCGGCTCGCGCTGCTGACCGAACTGAGGATGAGAGAGGAAACCACCACATGA
- a CDS encoding SMP-30/gluconolactonase/LRE family protein, which translates to MNIALTRRALATAALAGVLGSAVTFGAPAFAATPISTVSRAGVSGAHVAVHFDLAAGQMPENIVLDHHGSVDVTFAGSRQVARIGADGAITVLATLPAPADPAATTPVLGFPLVTGLVRDGRTFYVAYATGSTETGVWSFTEGGSPRLLAALPAGGLPNGMTQDPRTGLLYVTDSVKGVIYTVSPRGTVRTVGSGPALAAAGLLGVNGIKIHNRALYVSNLDKGTILRLPLGAGGVGPARVVASGLTGIDDFAFTGRGDEIVATLNTASEVVRVTKGHTEVLLTAADGLSNPTSVAVRGRTILVPSAAYLTQHDPNLLIATLRD; encoded by the coding sequence GTGAACATCGCTCTCACCCGTCGAGCCCTCGCGACCGCCGCCCTAGCCGGTGTCCTCGGCAGCGCTGTCACCTTCGGCGCACCCGCCTTCGCCGCCACGCCGATCAGCACGGTGAGCCGGGCCGGCGTCTCCGGTGCCCATGTCGCAGTGCATTTCGACCTGGCCGCCGGGCAGATGCCGGAGAACATCGTCCTCGACCACCACGGCAGCGTCGACGTCACCTTCGCCGGCAGCCGGCAGGTCGCCCGCATCGGTGCCGACGGCGCGATCACCGTCCTGGCCACCCTGCCCGCCCCCGCAGATCCCGCCGCGACGACTCCGGTGCTCGGATTCCCCCTGGTCACCGGGCTGGTCCGGGACGGTCGGACGTTCTACGTCGCCTACGCCACCGGCTCCACCGAAACCGGCGTCTGGAGTTTCACCGAGGGCGGCAGTCCCCGGCTCCTCGCCGCACTGCCCGCCGGCGGACTGCCCAACGGTATGACACAGGACCCCAGGACCGGTCTGCTGTACGTGACGGACTCGGTCAAGGGAGTCATCTACACGGTCTCGCCCCGAGGCACGGTCCGCACTGTCGGTTCCGGCCCGGCATTGGCCGCCGCCGGTCTGCTCGGGGTCAACGGCATCAAGATCCATAACCGGGCGTTGTACGTCTCCAACCTCGACAAAGGCACGATCCTGCGCCTGCCGCTCGGCGCCGGGGGTGTGGGCCCCGCTCGCGTGGTTGCCTCCGGCTTGACCGGTATCGACGACTTCGCGTTCACCGGCCGCGGCGACGAGATCGTAGCCACCCTCAACACCGCCAGCGAGGTAGTCCGCGTCACCAAGGGTCACACCGAGGTCCTGCTCACCGCCGCCGACGGCCTGTCCAACCCCACCTCGGTCGCAGTCCGCGGCCGTACCATCCTGGTGCCCAGCGCCGCCTACCTGACCCAGCACGACCCGAACCTGCTGATCGCCACCCTCCGCGACTGA